The following are encoded together in the Vigna angularis cultivar LongXiaoDou No.4 chromosome 9, ASM1680809v1, whole genome shotgun sequence genome:
- the LOC108346887 gene encoding protein NRT1/ PTR FAMILY 5.6, producing MEKNKTDANCDEINDEMKWVLDSSLDHKGRVPLRASTGSWRSSLFIIAIEFSERLSYFGIATSLVLYLTKVIHQDLKTAVKNVNYWSGVTTLMPLLGGFLADAYLGRYCTVIASCIVYLMGLVLLSLSWFLPGLKPCDHGATCIEPRRIHEVAFFLGIYLISIGTGGHKPSLESFGADQFDDNNAKERRQKMSFFNWWNSGLCSGIILGVTVIVYAQERINWGAAYIILTVVMAISLLIFLIGRPYYRYTTPTGSPLTPMLQVLVAAISKRKLPYPSSSTQLYELSKAESNGERFLVHTKKLKFLDKAAITENEGNLEEKQSPWRLATVTKVEELKLIINMIPIWVFTLPFGICAAQTSTFFIKQGAIMNRKLGNGFEVPPASIFTLAALGMISAVILYDNVLVPTLRKLTGNERGINILQRIGIGMVFSVLSMIVAALVERKRLDAVEMNGPIKGSLSMSVFWLGPQFIIIGVGDGFALVGLQEYFYDQVPDSMRSLGIALYLSVIGAASFLSSVLITIVDHVTSKSGKSWFGKDLNSSRLDKFFWLLALITTLNLFMFVFFARKYNYKNVQKLAVADCYEDKSDDGKADVRV from the exons ATGGAGAAGAACAAAACAGATGCAAATTGCGATGAAATTAACGATGAAATGAAATGGGTTcttgattcttctttagatcaCAAAGGAAGAGTTCCGCTGAGAGCTTCAACTGGTTCGTGGAGATCTTCTCTTTTCATTATCG CAATTGAATTTAGTGAGAGATTGAGCTACTTCGGAATAGCAACTAGTTTGGTTCTTTACCTTACAAAAGTTATTCATCAAGACCTTAAGACAGCAGTTAAGAATGTGAACTACTGGTCTGGTGTTACCACCTTGATGCCATTGTTAGGAGGATTCCTAGCTGATGCTTACTTGGGCCGTTACTGCACTGTGATAGCATCATGCATTGTTTATCTCATG GGTTTGGTTCTGCTTTCTCTGTCATGGTTCTTACCAGGGTTGAAGCCATGTGATCATGGTGCTACATGCATCGAACCTAGGAGGATTCACGAAGTGGCTTTCTTCCTAGGGATCTATCTGATATCCATAGGTACAGGGGGGCATAAACCTTCCTTGGAAAGCTTTGGTGCTGATCAATTTGATGATAACAATGCTAAAGAAAGAAGGCAAAAAATGTCCTTTTTCAACTGGTGGAACAGTGGGTTGTGCAGTGGAATCATTCTGGGAGTGACTGTGATTGTGTATGCACAAGAACGTATCAATTGGGGGGCTGCTTATATCATCCTCACAGTTGTCATGGCTATCTCTTTGCTCATTTTCTTGATAGGAAGGCCTTATTATCGTTATACGACACCAACTGGGAGCCCCTTGACTCCCATGTTGCAGGTTCTTGTTGCTGCTATTTCCAAAAGAAAGCTTCCATATCCTTCCAGTTCAACTCAATTGTATGAACTTTCCAAGGCTGAAAGCAATGGTGAAAGATTTCTTGTTCACACCAAGAAACTCAA ATTTCTTGACAAGGCAGCAATCACTGAAAATGAAGGGAACTTAGAAGAGAAACAGAGTCCGTGGAGACTTGCAACAGTGACTAAGGTCGAAGAACTGAAGCTTATCATCAACATGATCCCCATTTGGGTGTTCACTTTACCATTTGGAATCTGTGCTGCACAAACCTCCACTTTCTTCATCAAGCAAGGTGCCATCATGAACAGAAAATTAGGCAATGGGTTTGAGGTCCCTCCAGCTTCAATTTTCACTCTTGCTGCTCTTGGGATGATATCTGCAGTGATTCTGTATGACAATGTCCTTGTGCCAACCCTAAGAAAGCTAACAGGAAATGAAAGAGGAATCAACATCCTCCAAAGGATTGGTATTGGAATGGTTTTCTCAGTTCTCTCAATGATAGTAGCAGCTTTGGTAGAAAGAAAGAGGCTTGATGCTGTTGAGATGAATGGACCAATAAAGGGTTCTTTATCAATGAGTGTCTTTTGGTTGGGCCCACAATTTATAATCATTGGAGTTGGTGATGGGTTTGCTCTTGTGGGCTTGCAAGAGTATTTCTATGACCAAGTGCCAGACTCAATGAGAAGCTTGGGAATAGCACTCTACCTTAGTGTGATTGGGGCTGCAAGTTTTCTAAGCAGTGTGTTGATAACGATTGTTGATCATGTGACAAGTAAGAGTGGGAAGAGTTGGTTTGGTAAGGATTTGAATTCTAGCCGCTTGGACAAATTCTTTTGGCTTCTGGCATTGATCACCACATTGAACTTGTTCATGTTTGTGTTCTTTGCTCGCAAGTATAACTACAAGAATGTACAGAAGTTGGCCGTGGCTGATTGTTATGAAGACAAAAGTGATGATGGTAAAGCAGATGTTAGAGTCTGA